The genomic interval gggttttatgccctaaataaaactcatttcaatataatcagatttacttattaatatagatcagaaataacatttaatgttgcatggttcacatgatttatttcatgattatatgtacataatgtgtgaattcgtctgaaacccttttcacatacttgatcctgtttattgtgtcgtcaacacattggaaagtaaacatgactatgtgaataaagtttcctagatttatcagacatagggttttactgatatgataatctacaacaagagtttacttgtatttggagaaatactatgttctttccagaacattggttaaagtaaagctcaggttggatgcatggagtatgcatcggaagggaccgatattgaactttgacttagatttattaaacttaccgtaatatctattcaagtcaatatcgcctagttgatcctagatcaaatgatcttaatcctgatatgattaggctcaatctcgagaggctattcgtgttctttgatttgttagttaagcatacttttaggtcagggtgatacgtacattttgggaacacggtagtgcaattgagtgggagcgctagcataaacatggaatctatagcttctatctggcgaatagtaagcaaaggatgatctccttcgagcttgaccaaacgaacataaatggtggagtactcatttcacataagctgaaatatcatttatacggggtcaagtgttttaaggaataaatacattgtagggtgttacggtaatctaatccctttacagtgtagatcattcatatagaggatcattgatcaaattaggattataacaatggataactaatgatgtgtctatatggtggaacatatagagcattctatatactgagagtgcaattctaagttctatgcgtggattcaacgaagaattaataagttagtgaattttagcgataaattcttgatctacttattggaagctcggttatatagacccatggtccccgcactagttgagataatattgcttgtaagactcatataattggttttgattaatcaattataattctcaatttagactatgtctatttgtgaaattttcactaagtaaggacgaaattgtaaagaaagagttttaggggcatatttgttaattatgatactttgtatggttcaattaataaatatgataaatgacaatattatttaataattatttatagttattaaatagttagaattggcatttaaatggttgaattagaaaattggcgtttttgagaaaatcagatgcagaaaaggtaaaactgcaaaattgcaaaaagtgaggcccaaatccacttgtatagggccggccacttttgtagggtttttccctttgatattttcattattttaatgccaaataattcaaacctaaccctagtggaatgttataaatagatagagaaggcttcaggaaaattacacttttcttctgacactttctgaatcagaaaaacctgagccttctctctccctatctttggccaaagctccctctctctttcttcttccttaaattttgaaattcttagtgtaagagtagtgcccacacacaacaagtgatacctcaaccatagtgaggaagatcgtgaagaaagactttcagcaagaaggagtttcagcatcaaagattcaaagaaagagatccaggttcagatattgataatgctctgctacagaaaggaatcaagggctagatatctgaacggaaggagtcatattattccgctgcacccaatgtaaggttttcaaaactttatatgtgtttatttcatcgttttagaaagttcatatttagggtgttaatcaacatacttgtgagtagatctaagatcctggtaaaataaattccaacagtgcTTTTCATTGGAGTATACAAATTTTTATTCTGGCCATTACGATGCCAACTATTGTTTCGATTGCGACCACGATCGCGACTTTGATTATAGTCACGACCACGTCTATTACTTTGATTATGATAATGACCACGACCATGATCATGATTGTCAGAAATTTTAGCATTCACTTCAGGGACTGGGACATACCCAGTTGGACAAGAttcatgatttttttattaaaagtttattattttgttcagctactagaagacatgaaatcaattttgaatattctttaaaatttcgTTCTCTATATTGCTGCTTTAGGAGCACATTAGAGGCATGAAAAGtagtgtatattttttttttctaatatttcatAGCcagtaactttttctccacacaGTAGTAATTTAGAAGTGATATTATACACAAAAGTAGTGTATGttgtttttctaatatttagAAGTGATATAACTTTTGCAGAGTTATAATCACTTACTGATTTAATATCTTGCAACCTCATGTGCAACAAATCATTCTTGGTCTTTGGCAATATGACAGTTTTCTGATGGTCATATCTTTCTTCAAATTTTTTCGAAACACAAGATGATCTTTTAAGATTAAATATTCAGATTTTACCCGGTCATGAAGATGATGGCAAAGGAAAATCATAGCTTTGaccttattttgttttgtttcagtaTTTTGATCTTTGATGGTATCTCCAAGACCCATAGCATCTAAATAGATTTCAACATCAAGAATCTACGATAAATAATTTCTTTCAGAAATATCAAGTACCACAAAGTCGAGTTTTGCAAGGTTTGCcatgaagaaaactatattaatataaagtgtaaattattagacatatatataagctttagaaaaaaaataaaagtataaaaaaatataacacataaaaagtaaaatactaaaatatagaataagaaaataaaattaaacaatatataATCTGATAAATAAATCAACAcacatatatctttatatataaaatgtgactATTCAACGGTTTttgttggtttaacagaatcttttaaaaatataagaatattccgttaaatttaacagtgctagtaggtttagttttataaatttatataaatattgatattatttattttagattgatttaaatatatatgaatattaattttatttattttagattaattgAACTTATaccaattttaaattaatttaaattatataaaatattagagTAATTTGTAGTGAAactcccttatgttttaatgttTATACACTTcgcccccttatcttttttttggtggcaaaacccccttatttttaggttttatacacttaacccccttatcttttttattttcggtggaaaaacccccttatgttttaatttatacacttaacctctttatcttttattttggtATAAAACCTCCTGAAGTTTACTTTTCTTtgtaattttaaagttttagttagatattaccgttaaatactaaTTGGATTACTACTGTATCAACTTCGAGGTTTTACTGTTACATATACAGTGGTCATCCAGttgatatttaacggtaatgTTTAACCGGCGTgtcaaatttgcaaagaaaaataaatataagggggttttgccactaaaaaaatatataagggggttaagtgtataaaaattaaaacataagggggtttgggcacaaaaaaaaaagataagagggttaaatgtataaaaattaaaacataagtaGGTTTCACcacaaaaaaaagataaaaggggttaagtgtataaaaattaaaaataagggGGTTTAACCGCAAATTGctcaaaatattaatatattatttataacattattatttttataatattgagaagtatgtttaattttgatattcttaaactttctatttattttcttcaaatttttaaaattttaaatatttttttttaaaaaaaaaaattaaaaaattaatttgtttcCATCAATAACCTAGTATTAcaacctctatccaagaatacacttgggactaagtaaattatattctaattgggagGTTATAACCAAATAGatttacactagaaaaaaaaaattaataaaccaaAAAAGTAttaatgtaacaataataacaataaataatcattaatactatatcataatagaaatattttagagtaaatataatttcatacatgtattttaatttagaataaaattattaattttacataaataaatttacaaaatacatgtatatattttattaagatataattattcttatatagaggtatactttgttaatacgggactaagaaaatgtataattaattacaatttagatgttattcttatttataactgacccaaatcgggacttgatttttttataacaaattagaggttattcttgaatagagtattcttaaatagaggttctactgtacaTATAAGcgtttgtatatttatatagacatagacatatattgtataaatattgattcataacaaaataaataaataaaaaaaagggcTAGCTCGAATGTGTTTCAATTGGATGAGTATAtatttgcatatatatatatatatatagcgtATCATGATTTTGAAATAATTCGAGATCGAATATAACAAATACTATTATACTTTGGTTAGAGACTCGTGCTAATAACGTACTATaaaatagggaaatttacacccattactgatttttcccaatttatttcttttatactgttgtTACACGCTGGAAACAACgtttatactgtttttttttttggcagtttACTGCCTTGAAACTTTATTATGTAATGGGCTGGTGATTGCCACTTGTCACGATAGGGTTTTgccacgtttttttttttaaaaaaaaatattatttttaattgtttgatTTTGACGGTTATGTATTCTTATCAAAAGGTATTGTACTTTtgcatttttcttttatttttcttttattattttcgaatatAAAATTTGTAATTGCAAATCTCTCTCCCCTCAACTGTTCATCTTCTTCCCCATTTTCAGTTTTCTTATACGGTTGTAGTAGTGGGTGGTTTTagcattttaaaaaatttcaaatcccATCCCACTTTCTTAAACTTCCCTCTCATTTTCCctcctatttttattatttttgtctatAAATACCTTCATAGTTCCTGATAATGGCCGTTACTCGTTCATCACCATCTCCGGCTAAAGTTACAAAACCCACAAAACAATCGCAGAAAACCAGACCCAAATCAAAAATGggtaaaaaaaatctgaaagaGAACCCTCCTAGCCCCACTTCCCCTTCTGTTAAAAGAAAAACTCTTGCTGGACCTTCGAAGAACACTCGAGGAAAAAGACCTCGAACTGTTGTTGAAAATTCAGACTCAGATTTTGAGTTGGATTCTGAATTTCTTAAGTCGCCTGTATCTGTTAaggtattttactatttatctgttgttgtttttgaggttttttgttttttttttgttaaattcgaTTTTTGAAGTTCATATATCTGGctatatgtttgtttttgtcTCTGCATTTGTAATGGTTTTATATATCTTGtttgatttatttatgtatttttgttaattttttatttgttgttttgttggtgttgttttgttttcttttaggGCAAGGGTAAATCCCCTGTAAAGGTGTTGCCATCATCAGGTGTTTCTGAGGAAATTCCTGTTAATAGGATTGTTGAGGTTTGTCATGTTATGCATTCtgttctatgtttttttttattgtgtttttgttgttgttattttcgtagtgttttatggtgttttatcagtgtttttattattctgTTTTTTAGGATTGGGAATGCAAGTACACCCGATCTCAATTCTATCATTCTAGAGTAGTAACATCTGGGTATTACTCTGTACTTGGAGACATTAAGAGAATTCTAACTGAAAGCCaattggaaattttttcaaaatctgtGTTTGGTTATTTTCTTCGGATTCCGGAGTACATAATTCATTACCAATTGCTTCATTGTTTGCTGTTGAGGGAGGTTCAGCAGCCTAATGGGTTGGagttttgggtttgtgtccaagggAAATACCTTAGGTTTAGTATCGAAGAGTTTGCGTTGGTCACGGGGTTAGATTGTCATGTTGATTCTGATTTTTATCAGTTTAAGCAAGATGATAATGAATTGGTCAAACATTGTTTTAAGGGgtacaaaaaaattaccaagggtGCTATTCAGACTGCTTTTATTGCTGACAATCTTAAGGATAACGACGATCTTGCAGTCAAGTTGGCTGTATTGTATTTTGTGCAGTGTTATTTGTTAGGTGGTCCCCCGGGTAAAGTTGTTTCGTCTGAGGAAATAGATGTTGTCGATAGTGGTCGATATAATGAATTTGGTTGGGGCAAGCATTGTTTTGATATCACTATGCATTCTTTGAAGGGTAAGATAGATTCTGGTTATAAGAGGGTAGTTCGTAGTGACGAGGATGGTGGGTATTACAGGTTATTGGGTTTTCCTTTGGCTATTCAATTCTGGTTTTTCGAGTGTTGCCCGTATGTTATTGGGAAACTGTCGTTGTACTCAAATGTTGGCATTCCAAGGATTTTGAATTGGCCTAAATTACCCAAGGACAAGGAGGGTATGGTGAAAATGGATGTCATGAACACCCTCATTTTCGATCGGTCTTTGAAAGAGGTAATCCTGTTGTTTTTTACACTatttccactgttgttttaatgttgtttttgtgtacattatttatactttatgttttgattgttgttgttattttataatttcagttTCATGTGCATATtgttttttgttggtttttgttgtttcagttaaaattaagaaacatcACTTGAGTTTGAGCCTCACTGATTTTTTCTCTGGTGAGACTACTCCCGAGGctgtaaaattcaaaattaaaggtGGTTCCAAGCCTGCTGGTCAACCTGGCTTGATGGGTGCTTCTTCATCATCTGCTCATGAGAATGTCTCCCGAGTTGAGTTTGAGGAATTTAAAAAGTGTTTATCTGTTGTTGTCAGCCAGCAAGGGATACTTATGAAATCTGTTGCTGAGATGAACAAGATTCTGGACATTCTTATTGAGgtgtttttttaattgtcattactttttctgttatttttttagtagtgtttttatgtttttttatacagtaaattaattttttaagttttttttgttCTCAGTCATCCCAAGGTGGTCTTACTCACAATGGATCTCAGTCTGAAGATGCTCTTCGTACTTCAGAAAATGAGGATGATGAAGATTCCActtcggaggaagacgaggatgATAAATTCGACGATGACAAAGGAGATGATAATCATGACGATGaaactgatgatgatgatgatgatctggGTGGAGATGGTGTTGGTGCTGGTCAGGATGAGGCTCACACGGGCGATGTTCGTAACGATGAGGGTGTTGTTGTCCCCGAGGTTGTTTTGAGGGATGATGATACCGGCAAGGTGGATGATGCCAAGAATTCTGACCCTGTGGAACCTCTTGCAGAGATCAAACAGGTGTATTTCTTGTTTGGACATCATTTTTTTGTGCTTTTTGTGTGGATTTCTGtgttttgtgtttgttttaatagttttttactgttttttttgttGTCAGCCTCAACAGTCTCAAGGTGGGGAGGAGAACATTGATGTTGATGCAACAATTGCATCTGCTGTTAAAGCTGTGGAGAATTTGGTTTGTGTTTCTGTTTTTGTTCCTTTGTAATTTGTGTTTATATGGTATtctattgttgtttttatggtGTTTTGATTGtactatttgaaatttaaaaaaagtcttctttttttcctttttcttttttagattgGTTCCTCAACTCATGCCCCTGCTTCTGTTGAGACTTCTGAGAAGACTGATCTTGAAATGGTTGTTTTTCAAGAGACTCCTATTTTACGTCCTCAAAAGAGGGATCGGAAGAAAGGAGCTGTTTTGAAATCCCCATTCACTGAGCTTGCTTCTGGTGCATCTAAATCAGGTTCATCCTCAGTTTCTCCTGATGATTCTGTGTATAAGGTCGTTAAATATGTGCGTGGTTTGTGCCCGTTGGACAACAAGATTGGTGAACCTGTCGATCCGCAATTGGAAGCTGAGTTTGTCAAGTGGGTTGATACAGGTCTTAGAAAGCATAAATCTAAGTAAGTATTTTTGTAGGTGTTTTCAGTTATATATCTCTTAT from Cannabis sativa cultivar Pink pepper isolate KNU-18-1 chromosome 4, ASM2916894v1, whole genome shotgun sequence carries:
- the LOC115713317 gene encoding uncharacterized protein LOC115713317 is translated as MAVTRSSPSPAKVTKPTKQSQKTRPKSKMGKKNLKENPPSPTSPSVKRKTLAGPSKNTRGKRPRTVVENSDSDFELDSEFLKSPVSVKGKGKSPVKVLPSSGVSEEIPVNRIVEDWECKYTRSQFYHSRVVTSGYYSVLGDIKRILTESQLEIFSKSVFGYFLRIPEYIIHYQLLHCLLLREVQQPNGLEFWVCVQGKYLRFSIEEFALVTGLDCHVDSDFYQFKQDDNELVKHCFKGYKKITKGAIQTAFIADNLKDNDDLAVKLAVLYFVQCYLLGGPPGKVVSSEEIDVVDSGRYNEFGWGKHCFDITMHSLKGKIDSGYKRVVRSDEDGGYYRLLGFPLAIQFWFFECCPYVIGKLSLYSNVGIPRILNWPKLPKDKEGMVKMDVMNTLIFDRSLKEVILLFFTLFPLLF